In Gossypium arboreum isolate Shixiya-1 chromosome 3, ASM2569848v2, whole genome shotgun sequence, the sequence tgtttaataatagATATACGGTGAAGTGTTGAGATTTTTACCTCGAATTACGGGAAATTTTAGATGGTTTAAATATTATGTTGAGTAagtattttcagaattttttgattCAGATTGATAACATAGAAGTAGTAAAGGTTATTTATGATTGTTTCATGGTATTCTCGAATTCTGCACTGATCAAGTGAATACATCAAATATTAAAGGAGGTTGGTAATTGATTTTTACAGTATATTCTTAAAAGGAATAAAAAGGATACTAATTGTATAGCTAAATGACTTCTGATAGAAAAGAAGGCTTGATAATCCTCGAGGATACATTTAAGGGGATCCCTAGTGTCTTGAGTTAATGTAATATTTGTTTATTCTTtccccaaatatatatatttataatttaatcaacaCCCCTTAAATAATGATTGATGTTTTTTgagttaatttagtaaaaatcaTAATTTGTTAATGATATTAGcaattaattttatcaaattaaccctaaaaacTCAAAGTAAGTCATATCCATCgaattatatttgataaattaaacagATTTACTGTTAAcactaaatttattctattaataaaatcaataaaaattcaaaCCTAATAATATCAGCAATTAACTTTTCATTATATCAACCAAAAtccaaattaaacattaaatcaaactcaaattttaaaaataattttcaatgAAATTTATACACCATAACATCATTCAATTAGACACATTTATTTATCTTACAGGGAAAAAAAAAGGTAATATCAtagtaagaaaaaaaaaaaacaaacaaacatcgTGAGTAGCATGATGATGGAAGTGGGATTTAGCTATTTGTGGGAAACACTTTTTGCTTTAATTCatcttctctcttctttttttgtttcctctctaatttttatttatttatttataacatGCAGAGGAACATAATACGAGATTACATCTCAAATCAAAGTATCTTAAAACAATAAACATTAATATCTTAACAATAATAAAAATGGGAAATCCATGCATTAGTTTTGTCCCTTTTCATCAACTATATATCTAACTATGGCAactttttgactttgaaaaagatgtaataatatatattaagaaaATCAGACATGGAAATGGAGGGGATCATTAGGGACAAATGACCCCATTTCTCACAAATAATGCATATGAAAATCTCTACTTTTACAATTTACTTTCAAAGTCAATGAAGAATGAAATTGTTAGTCTGGTTAATAAGctttaaatgataattaatatgATAGATTAGTATTCATCAGTGAATTTAAGAATATATATTAGATTTAAATTAATTTCACTATTAGTGTTGAAAATCGAAAAATAGAGTTTGGTTCgcaaaaagaatgaaaaaaaaaacttctaATTGATACAATTGGTGTAAAAATTAAAGTCATCTAATAACAATTTTaagtgactattttataattttattaaaattgaatGAGAAAACATGTACTTTCATTGGATGGAATTTACCCAATTAGTAATATTCTGCATAAAAATGGTCCACTATGTAGGGTAAGGTAAAGCCCATGATAATTAATCATGAACCGTTGGATGAAAAGTGTTTTTTGGAAGTATAATTTAAAAGCAAAGAAGATATGAAAATCATACTTACTGTAAAGCTCAAACAATGCGCTGTTTTGCACTACTTTACCTAAAATTTCCATCACCAATGATGTTTCtatgttgaaaaaaaaaaaacaacattagTTTGAAGTCTGttttgacttaaataaaaataatatgtgaTATTATATTCTAATCTTATTTTTAATCCCGTTTCTAATGTATTTTTAGATgattatttatataaattgataaatatatttctatacttaggtgatcaataaaaataaaaataataaaaagttttCAAAACCACTGGAACTGGACCTTCCCATACAGACTAAACACACCACCGTGTGAGTCAATATGACTCAATTGAATTTCAAACActtgaaagaaaaacaaagaagTAATTTTCCAGGAATGATTAGGGTAAAAGATAATCTTCGATAttgaagaaaataataataataataatgttataaaaatatgaataaatattataaagaaaaaagaaaatctaAGTATACATAACTATATTCCCTAAATAggcaataaaaatttaaataaaaaaaaaatcaaggttCCAAAGAAAAGAATCtgatttcaaaaaaataaaaaaattaaaaattagtcCAAAGCATTTGGACCAGCACAAGCTTTCAATGCAGGGCTCCATATCCACTGCACCAGAAATTTCCTTCCTTTATTGCCATTCATGTTATATGTCCTCCCTTTCCTATCTCTAATTACTTGACCGATATACCCTCCACCGCCGCCGGTACCGTACAACCCTTCACATAGATCCCCTATCTCAGTCGGTGCAGTGGGGTCCTCCCCTGCATACCACGCGTTCACCAGCGGATTCGTCGTCAGTTCGGCCAGCTCGTGGGCTATCACACTGATCATCCCGTCCAATCCGACGTCTCCGTTCGGCGGTAGCAACGCCCCCGGACCACCGCCGCCCATGTAGCCAGGGACGGCGAAAGGGTAAGCGCAAACCTCGGGGCATTGTTTCCCGGAGTTCCCGATCCAAGCGTAGGGCATAGTGTAACCCACCATGGATGGGAACGTGAAGTAATGGAACCCGCAAACTGCACGACAGAAGTCTTGAACGGTAACGTCGTGGGAGGTGAGGATTAAGTAGATTCCGTTGCGGTGGTCGACGGGGAACGGGGCAGCTTTGACGGCAGTGGCGATGACTTGTTGAACAGAAAGGCGCGTGAGATGATACCCGTGGGAGTAACGCGTATCGGAGTGTTCTTTAGCTACAACGAGAGTCCGGGAAACGTTGGCTCCGGTCTGGTCGGTGTAAAGAGAAACGGTTTTCCACCACTCGGAAACGGAAGGGGACGGCGAAGGAGTGGCGGAAGGGGATATAGAGGTAATAAAGTCTTTGATGAGGAGTTTTTGGGAAAGGGACCAACGACCGTACCAAATGAGGTAAATGTTTATCGGCGAAGAAGAAAGGACCGGACCCATATGGTAACGAAGGTCGACAAGATTCGACGAGCCTTCGAACCTTTTGGAGGATGAAAGGGTTCGTGGGGGAAGCTTTGGGTTAAAGAATTCAGCATCTTGGGTGTTTAAAGTTTGCTCCTTTGAAGCGGCCGCGGCGGCCACTGAAGAAGTGGCGCAGAATGCGAGTGCTAGGAAGGAAAATATGAAATGATGTAGAGGCATTTCTTGATCGGTGACGGTGGTGGTGGAATTAGAGGGGGGTATAAATAGGAGGGAAATGGGCTGGAGATAGCTGCAAATGCAAAAGTGTGGGCACAAGCACATGGGACCCTTTTTTTCACTTTCTCTTTCTATAGTTGAGACATAACCCCTCTCATGTTTTTTTGTGGAGAAATGGGAATCCACTTTTTTTTGTCAAGTGAAAGCAGGGGGGGTTACAATTTCAATTTGGAACCATCATAACTAGGCCCGTTCTTTTAAGAGAAAAAAACCTAGGCCCATCTCTATCCCCTTATGTTTTTCTTGTCTTTATCTTTCTAGTTTGGTTAACCGCTTAATTTAAGATTTATTATGGGTGAGTTTTAGTTTAGATGGTACTAATTCTTAATTCGTTTGTACTATAATAACTTGATACTTGTAGTCATgattgtttgaattgaattaattgattATCAATCTAGAGAAAGGTATTGGACTTATTGACCCGAAGATTGATATGGATTCATAAGAAAAAAACATACACAATAATTAAGTTAGGATGTaagaaaattatatatatatttgaacaaTTTCGTTATAAATTctgatcatatatatattttttacataaTACCTAGAATTACCTATAGTCTCTCCCTAATCCATAAATATACTAGCGCACTGGAATATACATCCTTCTGTATTAATAATAATACTCATGTTAATTAAGCTAAAACTCTGGTTAAATAACATTACACATAGCAGTATAGagttttgaataagtgagttaattaGCTTATTGTCCTTCTTCATTTAAATGAAGTTTGACTTGAATAGGTAGGTTTATATATTTAAGGAACAGGCATTATAGCTTTTAAACAAAACATCCGCAATGTGTGTCCATAACAAAATTGGATACATTAAGAATCCAAGCTGTGCAATTGCTGGCAAGGTGAAGTTAGGAATTTTGTTTAGGATCTAagatgaaattataaaaattggagggatcaaattaaaaatgtttaaattaaatttttttttttcaaagggtctaaaaataataattattccaTTAAATCAATGGCTTAAAAGTGTTAAttgaatgtttttatttttctagAGGGGCTGGAAGACTATATTCTCATTCAGCCAAGGGGAAGGCCCCGACCCCAGCTATGCCCTAGAATCTTGATTGGGTGGTCTACAAGTCACCAACAAAAATCAGAAAATTGAAAACCAATTAAAATTAAGGTGTGATAAGACATTTTTTAAATACAAGTTAAAATTTTCGGATTATTcaagttttattttatataatttataatcaaATATTAACTTTtatcatatataaaaataaaaatattatatttaaaatagtgaaaataatttaaaattttatatacaatttaagtaaaattttggTACATTTCAAAATCAGAAAAGTgacatattaaaataataaaattaaaaaagacaTAACAATTTTTAAagatataataatttatatatttatattgtgtTAATACTGCATTAATCATATTTAAaacattatattataaaaatgacattttatataattttaatatatatggaTTATTAGTTACAGATAaaatagttttatatatatatatatatatatatatatatatatatatatataaacacattTTTAGGTGCATTAATCATATTTTGATGACTCCAGCCTAGAAAGccgaaaaatgaaaaatgaagacGATTGTGGTGATGATGGTCAGCCtaatgaaattatgaaattttattttaaaaattaataaacaaCGATGACTTAGAATTATataactaaaaacattaaaagaaaaaagaaaaaatttaaatttttattattaattttaagtttttattgaaGCAAATTAATGATTAATTCTTTGCATTTTATAGTCACATTAAAAGATAAACATTAACCACAAGTTTTAAAACTACTTTATTCTTGAGACAAAAATCAAATCTTCAACTACTTATTAAAGTAATAGAAATTTCTACCATCTCAAAACTGAAAATTATGATGAGCTTACATGGTAATTTTGGGGTTCAACCTGAATTTAATGGATCGCATTAGTGTTAAAAcacttatttcataattttgaaatttattttataaatatttaagtataaataaaaatttattatatttttatttaataaatatatttataaaaatttaggtaataattaaattctttttattgaaatgataaaggtagaaaattaaaattcattttgTACTTGGCTTGAATCATATAgtttataattttattgatttatataaatataaaaatataaaaaatattttaaaataatacaattttctttataattttttggTAATTTTCAAATTaagctaaaaatataaaaaataaaaatatctttaaaataatattttttataaaaaattagtagTTTTCAAACTTAGCTACGGTACAATTAATAGGTGACACCAATTCAACTAAGTACATTATTATAGTAGAGGTgctcaaatttaattttaaatgtcATAATGTCAAGTTTAGCCCTCAATGTTTACATCTTTTGTCAATTTGACTCTTAAACTTTTTAAAAGAGTCAAATTTGATTATTAACTTTTTTAAAAGATCCAAATTATTGTTTTCTTTAAGGAAAATACTGACTAAAACGTTAAATTTTTAACATTTCAACCCACATAGCAATCCACATGCACTCTATGCTAAATTTTCATgaacttttaaatatatattttaaaattttgaatattttaaaaaattaaaatatttattaatgtgGTATATAAGACAAATAATGTCACGTTAAAATGAAGTATATGTGGACTGCCATTCTAATgttgttaaaaaattaatattttagtcaatattttcattaaaaaaaattagacTCTTTTTGAAAGCTTAATGATCAATTTAGCTAAAAAAATGATGAGAGTCAAATTGACAAAAAGTGCATtcattgagggttaaatttgatattatgccATTTTAAATTCTATCTAAATGAAAGGGTTCTTTCGCTATTTGGGACATATATTTGATAATCGCTCCTACATTAGACCCTGAACCTTTTGGTTAAAGTTAGTCATTGATTTTGACAATTATTCTAAAATTGAAAGATGAACTTTTTTTTTACAACTTTTTTAAGGAAATATCAAGAACTAATTTAGAAAAAAGAATTTAATCCCGATGTGAGACTAATTACCAAATTTAATGACTAACTTATTAAGGGTGTAGTCAAATAATTATTGTATCaacaatttttatataaatattggaaaattatgtattaatttcaattatttttcatataattAAACCATAGTCCACAGTACAACTGAATATGACACATTAAATTATGTTTGGCCCAAACAAAAAAACCTATTTACTTTAtgaaaatgttttaaaaattaatgtaAACATTACCAATAATTGAATTGagattatgtttttacttttgaTAAATCTAATGTAAATAAAGTAATTACGAAGACCAATATTTCAACAATGTCGGAGTGTAATAACAAATGAATGTCAGAATTTGTCAAACAAATCTGTTTGAGAACAAAAGTATCTTTAAACAGTTTATGACGCACtgattttttattctatttttgaaTATTGTGAATTTTTGTTAgtgattttattataaatattgattatatttattctttttaataTAATATCTACAATTACTCATAACTCTTCTCTAATTCATAAAAAGAATGATAATACGTTTTAACGTACTAAAACCCACATCCAtgcaataaatgaaattttttgaatATAAAATTTCCTTAAAAAGTAAACCCTAAATATATACCTTAAGAGTTAGGATTGAGCACCCATGTTTTATTCAAATTAagggtgagcaaaattcgatttGGTTTGAAAAAAttggtaaaaaaattaaattttgatttatttaagttaatcaagttattcgaatcaacttgaataaaaaataaagtttttcggtttaactcgaatatgaattgcacaattcgagttatctaaaaatccgaataagaaaaggtaaaactatgtcgttttgaaaaatgtttaccgttaaaaggcaaaaccattatattgtttatgtagttaaataatattGTACTTCGTCTATTAGTTAAATAATCGATCCATGTAAacgcaacattgagtataaataatagaattcattaaCTCGATTCGACTTAACtcgattaaaaaaaattcaaattgagttcaaTTGCTAAAATAAGATTCACCAACTCgactaatttgaaattttttgactAAATTCGACTCGACTCAATCGAATACTCACTCCTAATTTAAATActcacatttaaaataataatcgaAATACATtttcaaatataattttttttttgtaaaacagAGTTAACTTATCCAGTTCAAACATTAGTGGAATCAAATATCAGAAGGATAATGTTATCTAATTCGTACTCAAATTTAGGTAATAACACTCCTATATAATACAAATGAcaaacaaataaaatttaaaaataatcgtATAAATTCATTATCATCTATATAATAATATACTTGCACTATAAATTCAGACTTTTGAGCTTAATAATGAGAATAATtatgtaatatttttaaaatttgatataaaaattaaatattgttttgatttttaaaattaaatattgacataaaaaggtaaaattgaaaaagtataTATTTTAATGGTAAATTAGATTCGACCCAACTCAATTTTATACTTAATTGAAAACTCCTATAGCTTTCCAATACAGTAAATAAAAAATCCAAAAGGTGAAATAGTTGTGATTGAAGATGGCAAGGATGGCGAAAGGATGAAGGGAGGAACCCCATATTTTAGTAATCTTCTGGGTCTTTTATGCATCGCCATCTCCAATTTTCTGAAGTTTTGATGGGATCAACTCACCTAATTATCATTTCCATCCCTTTCTTAATTAGTAGACAAAGAAAGTCtccttcaattttttatttaattaattaggtCCCATCCTCAATAACACATGAAAAAGCTGTTGATGCAACTTGACTTTTTTAATcatcaaaacctttttttttgtttagtACGACTTTTTGggcaaataaataaatgaaaaaaatttaatcAACGAAATAAGTTGTGGTGTATGTTTTCTTTTTCCAATTAAAAAACGTATTTTATATGGTTGAATCCAACATTCtggttttataattataaatatatcaaaacattGTTTCAAAAAACTTGGCTAGTTTAATATTTTAAAGACATAGACATGGGCCGCTTGTAGTATTTGAAAGGGATAATATACAATTTAGTCTCTGAATTTATCCATTTTTACCTAGTTGGTCCCTAAAAGTTTTGGACTTACTTGTTCCTTAAACTTGTATCCCATCAACCAAGTTGGTCCCTCCATACTAACACCGTTAATTTATGCTGATATGACATTTCTAACCAATCTGGTAGTGCCACATGACGACAAATTGAGGAGTTGCCACATGACATTACCGGATTGACTAGTAGTGCCACATCAATACAACTAACGATGTTAATGTCGAAGTACTAATTTGATTGATAGAATGCAAGTTCAAGAACCAACTAAGAACAAATGGACAAGTTCAAGGGCCAAATTTAAGAAATCAAATGTTCAACCAAAATCAGCAAAAGGACTGATGAAGGACAAGGGCTAACCAAGCATAATGAAACCCTATAAACTTTTCCTTGTACCACCCCTACCATGTGTGGCTCTGAATCCATCTGCTTTAAGCTTGCCTCGACCTTGGTCGCTTTTTCAATACGGCATAATCCATGTCCGACATACATGAGTACAAGGATATGATTTTTCAAAACTTGCAGGATATGATGGCTGCAATTGCTTTATGTCTCAGACCTATGAGATGTGCCTATGTTTCCTTATGCACTTCATCAAGGCCCAAGACCAGAGTCACTGTAATTATCAAGCATAAATGAAGCACTCTTAAGGGGGAAGCTAATGTTTGTAGAACCAATCGGTTCAACCCTAACAATTGCACCATTAGGAAATGATCTAAACCGGAGAATCGACGTAGCATCTTACTTGGATTCAAGTACATAAAAAAAGTGAGAAGTAAAAATTGAAGTTTAAGCAATCAATCAAATCTTGGAAACAACTTGAATTGCAGATAGATGTAATTTCATACACAATATAGCCAAACAAATGTTCCACACTAGACTATCAACGACTCATACTTGTGTCGAGGATATCACGCCTTTTTCAATCTAAATATAAAATATCGATTTTTACAAAATACGATCAAGAAAACAAGTAGACAGTATATCATGAAGCAGTTCAGAAACTTAACCTTCATTTGAACACTGTACCAATACGCTTTCACAGATAAAAATCTCCATGAAAGCAGACCAAGTTCCTAAAACACCAAGAACAAGGCCCAAGGTCACAATCGTTGTGACGCTGTATCCCTACACCTTTACGGAGAACATCTCCACAAGAGCAGACCATGTTCCTGAAACTCCAAGAACAAGGCCCAAGGTCACAATTCCGACATCCACAGTCCATCCTTTCCACCCCAACTCTTCCTTGAACACCAACAAATGGAATAAAGCAGGCAATACAAACCCCAAACCACAGCACACACTGCTTCCGATCAACGACAAGAAATCTGCAAAATTTGGAACGAACAAAGCCACCAAGCTTATAATCAAAACCAGCAGCCATCTCAGCCACAAACAGTACCTCCCTCCTCCAAATCGCCTCTCTACAATCTCATAAACGGGATTCATCATCAATGGGAAAGAAATAAATAAGTTAACGCAAAGACCTAGCTGAACCATAGCGCTGATCCAGCCGGCACCAAGATTCGCAGTAATGATGTCTTTGGTATCTGGACCAAATGCAAAGTAACCAAGTGCACCAAATGCTCCATACATTAAAGAAATCAATCCCATGCTCAGTGCCAATATTTTGCCAAAGTGCCTGGATTCCTTCATCTCAGATTCAATTGGAAAAACCATACCAACACCTTCAAACGCATAAACAGCAACACCCATACCGTAGAAGAACACGGAGAGACCCCCAAAAGCGATAATCTCGTTGCTTTGCTTCATGATAAGTGACACATCCTCAACAAACACCGCTCCCATCGCCCCCAGATCCACAATATCAGCAAAAATACTCAATGGAGCTAAATGGGTTAATGTTGGAATTGAATTCACCGCCAATTGAAATGGAAAACATCCCCAAATATACCAACTCTTCGCTGACAAACCCGAAATCCCCAAACTTAATCCTGAAACCATTGATACTTCACCATTGAAAAGATTGGCTAGAGTGTTGCCGATGAATATAAGATATCCAACACAGAATCCAGCTTGAGAGAGAATGATAAGT encodes:
- the LOC108476264 gene encoding amino acid transporter AVT3B-like, producing MVFEKKPIASSSSQNLKSPLPREDTPLIGKGKPLSSKSKTFANVFIAIVGAGVLGLPYAFKRTGWVMGLLMLFSVAGLTTYCMMLLVHTRRKLESFDNGFAKVNSFGDLGFAVCGHFGRFVVDVLIILSQAGFCVGYLIFIGNTLANLFNGEVSMVSGLSLGISGLSAKSWYIWGCFPFQLAVNSIPTLTHLAPLSIFADIVDLGAMGAVFVEDVSLIMKQSNEIIAFGGLSVFFYGMGVAVYAFEGVGMVFPIESEMKESRHFGKILALSMGLISLMYGAFGALGYFAFGPDTKDIITANLGAGWISAMVQLGLCVNLFISFPLMMNPVYEIVERRFGGGRYCLWLRWLLVLIISLVALFVPNFADFLSLIGSSVCCGLGFVLPALFHLLVFKEELGWKGWTVDVGIVTLGLVLGVSGTWSALVEMFSVKV
- the LOC108474760 gene encoding protein EXORDIUM-like 5, with the protein product MPLHHFIFSFLALAFCATSSVAAAAASKEQTLNTQDAEFFNPKLPPRTLSSSKRFEGSSNLVDLRYHMGPVLSSSPINIYLIWYGRWSLSQKLLIKDFITSISPSATPSPSPSVSEWWKTVSLYTDQTGANVSRTLVVAKEHSDTRYSHGYHLTRLSVQQVIATAVKAAPFPVDHRNGIYLILTSHDVTVQDFCRAVCGFHYFTFPSMVGYTMPYAWIGNSGKQCPEVCAYPFAVPGYMGGGGPGALLPPNGDVGLDGMISVIAHELAELTTNPLVNAWYAGEDPTAPTEIGDLCEGLYGTGGGGGYIGQVIRDRKGRTYNMNGNKGRKFLVQWIWSPALKACAGPNALD